In one window of Ruminococcus hominis DNA:
- a CDS encoding heavy-metal-associated domain-containing protein — protein sequence MIKTTVKVSGMACTMCEAHINEAIRGAFSVKKVKSNHSKGETIILSEEPLDEAAIRRTIEATGYTIGEITSQHVEKKVGIVDFIRRKL from the coding sequence ATGATTAAGACAACAGTAAAGGTTTCTGGTATGGCTTGCACTATGTGTGAAGCTCATATTAACGAAGCAATCCGAGGTGCATTTTCGGTGAAAAAAGTAAAATCAAACCATTCTAAGGGGGAAACAATCATTTTATCCGAAGAGCCTTTAGATGAAGCAGCAATTCGGAGAACGATTGAAGCTACGGGTTATACTATAGGCGAAATTACGAGCCAGCATGTCGAGAAGAAAGTTGGTATTGTTGATTTTATAAGAAGAAAATTGTAG
- a CDS encoding M48 family metallopeptidase: protein MDGKPDYADAFEDNFSRVKKRYYRGAIMEVTVIKSNRKTMAIQVDFNQNVTVRAPYSVSEKYIEEFLKKNEAWINKKLEEIAEKKKHIKPKASEKMTFEQIRELADKACVTIPARVEYFAKIIGVTYERITIRNQKTRWGSCSSKGNLNFNCLLMLAPPEVLDYVVVHELCHRKQMNHSKAFWAEVEKVCPDYKAAKKWLKEEGSQLI, encoded by the coding sequence GTGGATGGAAAACCGGACTATGCAGATGCTTTTGAAGATAATTTCAGTCGAGTAAAGAAAAGATATTATAGAGGAGCTATTATGGAAGTTACAGTGATTAAATCAAATAGAAAAACAATGGCGATTCAGGTGGATTTTAATCAAAATGTCACTGTAAGAGCCCCATATAGTGTTTCAGAAAAATACATTGAGGAATTTCTAAAAAAGAATGAGGCTTGGATTAATAAAAAACTTGAAGAAATAGCGGAAAAGAAGAAACATATTAAACCGAAAGCATCAGAAAAAATGACGTTTGAACAAATAAGGGAGCTGGCAGATAAAGCTTGTGTGACAATTCCGGCGAGAGTAGAATATTTTGCCAAAATAATTGGAGTTACTTATGAAAGGATAACCATTAGAAATCAGAAGACGAGATGGGGGAGCTGTAGCAGCAAGGGAAATTTGAATTTTAACTGTCTGTTAATGTTAGCTCCTCCGGAAGTTTTAGATTATGTTGTAGTTCACGAATTGTGCCATAGAAAACAAATGAATCATTCGAAAGCATTTTGGGCAGAAGTAGAGAAGGTATGTCCAGACTATAAAGCTGCAAAAAAGTGGCTTAAAGAAGAAGGAAGTCAGCTCATTTAA